In Paenibacillus sonchi, a single genomic region encodes these proteins:
- the nirD gene encoding nitrite reductase small subunit NirD, with amino-acid sequence MTKMLVGKVTDIDIKGSRIVRVGDHEIALFRLSDGEVLAVENKCPHKGGALSEGMVCGSKVHCPLHDWRIDLHTGVVQEPDHGHVVTYEVEVDQSNGSIYLTERSL; translated from the coding sequence ATGACCAAAATGCTGGTGGGCAAGGTGACAGATATTGATATTAAGGGCTCCCGTATCGTCAGGGTAGGTGACCATGAGATTGCACTGTTCCGCCTGTCGGATGGAGAGGTGCTGGCGGTTGAGAACAAGTGCCCGCATAAAGGCGGAGCCTTGTCGGAGGGAATGGTCTGTGGCTCAAAGGTGCATTGCCCGCTCCACGATTGGCGTATTGATCTGCACACCGGTGTGGTCCAGGAACCGGATCATGGCCATGTAGTTACGTATGAGGTCGAAGTGGACCAGAGCAACGGTTCAATCTATCTGACGGAGAGAAGCCTATGA
- a CDS encoding glycoside hydrolase family 2 TIM barrel-domain containing protein, whose product MRNKFTYEPPANGYPEWNNNPEIFQLNRLDAHASMISYPSISEALKGDRAASPNYHLLNGSWKFAFAETPEQRIQDFYRAEYDSSGWAEIPVPSHWQFQGYDYPQYTNVRYPWAVSEPDLKPPFAPTVYNPVGSYIRTFTVPENWAGQPVYLSFQGVESAFYVWVNGELAGYGEDTFTPSEYDITAYLKEGENKLAVEVYRWCDASWLEDQDFWRLSGIFRDVYLYTAPPVHIADFFVHTGLDEHYADAELNVDVKVEDYFNAKAGPYTVEMQLYDADGQTVWTAPVSAAVAFGDGELQHLKLGAAVAAPEKWSAEKPYLYTLVLSLKNEQGELQEAVSSKVGFRTFEIKDGLMKINGKRIVFKGTNRHEFSCETGRALGKEDMIRDIELMKAHNINAVRTSHYPNQSIWYELCDEYGLYVIDETNLETHGSWQYGQKELHDGNVPASRPEWRANVLDRCNSMMQRDKNHPSVVIWSLGNESFGGDNFIAMHDYLREADPGRVVHYEGTFHYRPSDAASDIESTMYIKPWDVVEYAKKDPKKPYILCEYSHAMGNSCGGLHLYTELFDQYDIIQGGFIWDWVDQAIRTTTADGMEYLAYGGDFGENPHDGNFSGNGLLFADRSITPKLLEVKKCYQNVKITAVDLAKGRFEIRNNYLFTNLAEYGLKWTAALDGTVVQEGLIQVTADPGATAECVIPYDGSTFTGNQEAVLTLSFIQSSATVWSEAGHEIAWEQFVLSPRAGAATSADPKGTGTELRITEQTDVVAIQGDSFALAFNAATGDLFSYTTSGKERLLAPVRPNFWRAVTDNDLGNGLDKRCAVWKDASYSRTLTGFSCTAGDHLCTVAVSYQLATQPASTLLLQYKITPDGKVDITQELNPGGEGLPEIPEFGLLFELDGELDTVSWYGKGPHENYWDRQTSAKLGHYTGKVSEQFVHYLRPQECGNKTGVRYASLTESVSGNGIHLESTLPFEVNVLPWTPEELEASDHPYKLAPSAKSVLRVNYKQMGVGGDDSWGAPTHTEFTLPSNRPYSFRFTLSVV is encoded by the coding sequence GTGCGCAACAAATTTACCTATGAGCCGCCTGCCAATGGATATCCTGAATGGAATAACAACCCTGAAATTTTTCAGCTGAACCGTCTGGATGCACATGCCTCCATGATTTCATATCCCAGTATTTCCGAAGCCTTGAAGGGAGATCGGGCAGCGTCGCCCAATTACCATCTGCTGAACGGGAGCTGGAAATTTGCTTTTGCAGAAACACCGGAGCAGCGCATTCAGGACTTCTATAGAGCGGAATATGACAGCAGCGGCTGGGCGGAAATTCCCGTCCCCTCCCATTGGCAGTTTCAGGGGTATGACTACCCTCAATATACCAATGTCCGTTATCCGTGGGCAGTTTCCGAGCCGGATTTGAAGCCCCCTTTTGCCCCGACGGTGTACAATCCTGTAGGTTCATATATCCGTACCTTCACGGTGCCGGAGAACTGGGCGGGCCAGCCGGTCTATCTCAGCTTTCAGGGGGTTGAATCCGCTTTTTATGTGTGGGTGAATGGAGAATTAGCGGGTTATGGTGAAGATACGTTCACCCCTTCCGAATACGATATTACGGCATACTTGAAGGAAGGCGAGAACAAGCTGGCGGTTGAGGTCTACCGCTGGTGTGATGCAAGCTGGCTGGAGGACCAGGATTTCTGGCGGCTCAGCGGCATTTTCCGCGATGTCTATCTCTACACGGCCCCTCCCGTACACATTGCCGACTTTTTTGTCCATACCGGCCTGGATGAGCATTATGCGGATGCGGAACTGAATGTGGATGTGAAGGTTGAGGATTATTTTAATGCAAAAGCCGGCCCGTATACGGTTGAAATGCAGCTGTATGACGCTGATGGCCAAACCGTGTGGACTGCTCCGGTATCTGCCGCAGTTGCCTTTGGAGACGGTGAATTGCAGCATTTGAAGCTCGGAGCAGCAGTTGCGGCCCCTGAGAAATGGAGCGCCGAAAAGCCGTATTTGTATACCCTAGTCCTCTCTTTGAAGAATGAACAGGGTGAATTGCAGGAAGCGGTCAGCAGCAAAGTGGGCTTCCGCACTTTTGAAATCAAGGACGGTCTGATGAAGATTAACGGAAAACGCATCGTTTTCAAAGGTACCAACCGCCATGAGTTCTCCTGTGAAACCGGCCGGGCACTCGGTAAAGAGGATATGATCCGCGACATTGAACTGATGAAGGCCCACAATATCAATGCCGTGCGCACCTCCCATTACCCGAACCAATCCATCTGGTATGAGCTGTGCGATGAATATGGACTTTATGTGATTGATGAAACCAATCTGGAGACGCACGGTTCCTGGCAGTATGGTCAAAAAGAACTGCATGACGGGAACGTCCCCGCCAGCAGACCGGAATGGCGCGCCAACGTGCTCGACCGCTGCAATTCCATGATGCAAAGAGACAAAAACCACCCTTCGGTGGTGATCTGGTCGCTCGGCAATGAGTCCTTCGGGGGAGATAACTTTATTGCCATGCATGACTATCTGCGGGAAGCCGATCCGGGCCGGGTCGTTCATTATGAAGGTACCTTCCATTACCGTCCGTCCGATGCGGCTAGCGATATTGAATCCACAATGTATATCAAGCCGTGGGATGTTGTTGAGTATGCGAAGAAAGACCCCAAAAAACCTTACATCCTCTGCGAATACAGCCATGCGATGGGGAACTCCTGCGGCGGCTTGCATCTGTATACAGAGCTGTTCGACCAATATGATATCATTCAGGGCGGATTCATCTGGGACTGGGTAGATCAGGCGATCCGCACCACAACGGCAGATGGAATGGAGTATCTGGCTTACGGCGGAGATTTCGGGGAAAATCCGCATGACGGCAACTTCAGCGGCAACGGGCTGCTGTTCGCGGACCGCAGCATTACCCCTAAGCTGCTGGAAGTTAAGAAATGTTATCAGAATGTGAAAATAACCGCTGTGGATCTGGCAAAAGGCCGTTTTGAAATCCGCAACAATTATTTGTTTACGAACCTGGCAGAGTATGGGCTGAAATGGACAGCGGCCTTGGACGGTACGGTTGTGCAGGAAGGCTTGATACAGGTTACCGCTGATCCGGGAGCAACCGCTGAATGTGTCATTCCTTATGACGGAAGCACTTTTACGGGTAATCAGGAAGCAGTATTGACCTTGTCCTTCATACAGTCTTCAGCGACTGTATGGTCAGAAGCAGGGCATGAGATTGCCTGGGAACAATTTGTGCTGTCTCCAAGAGCCGGAGCCGCCACTTCCGCTGATCCCAAAGGGACCGGAACTGAACTGCGTATCACCGAACAAACGGATGTTGTTGCGATTCAGGGAGACAGCTTTGCTCTGGCCTTCAATGCTGCAACCGGCGACCTGTTCTCCTATACTACTTCCGGTAAAGAGCGCTTGCTGGCACCTGTGAGACCTAACTTCTGGAGAGCGGTAACCGACAACGATCTGGGCAATGGACTCGATAAACGCTGTGCGGTATGGAAGGATGCTTCCTACAGCAGAACCCTTACGGGCTTCTCTTGTACAGCCGGAGATCATCTATGCACTGTAGCGGTTAGCTATCAGCTGGCAACCCAACCTGCCTCCACCCTGCTGCTGCAATATAAGATTACACCGGACGGAAAAGTGGATATCACACAGGAACTGAACCCGGGAGGTGAAGGACTGCCGGAGATCCCCGAGTTCGGATTGCTTTTTGAACTGGATGGGGAGCTGGATACGGTCTCCTGGTACGGCAAAGGCCCGCATGAGAATTATTGGGACCGACAGACCAGCGCCAAGCTGGGACACTACACCGGCAAGGTAAGTGAGCAGTTCGTCCATTACCTGCGTCCGCAGGAATGCGGCAACAAAACCGGTGTGCGCTATGCATCCCTTACCGAGAGCGTGTCCGGCAACGGGATACATCTGGAAAGCACTTTACCGTTCGAAGTCAACGTCCTGCCATGGACGCCGGAAGAACTGGAAGCCAGCGATCATCCCTATAAATTGGCCCCTTCCGCCAAAAGCGTGTTGAGAGTCAATTACAAACAAATGGGTGTCGGCGGTGACGACAGCTGGGGTGCTCCGACACACACAGAATTCACGCTTCCGTCTAACCGGCCATACAGCTTCCGCTTCACGTTGTCTGTTGTTTAA
- the cobA gene encoding uroporphyrinogen-III C-methyltransferase, with translation MIRGSVSIVGAGPGDPELLTVKAVRRIQTADVILYDRLVNEEILGCGKPEALRIYCGKAPGRHSMPQEAIEKLMIKYAAAGNQVVRLKGGDPYVFGRGGEEALAVAAAGIAYEVIPGITSAIGAAASAGIPLTHRGLAASFAIVTGSRCHDHASPVHWEGLVHSVDTLIIYMGVSTLPEIREQLLKYGKNPATPAALIENGTTVRERTVTGTLGNIDKLAAAMKISNPAIIIIGESVTVRDQLLSMEKAARSQIG, from the coding sequence ATGATCCGAGGGAGTGTGTCGATTGTCGGAGCAGGACCAGGCGACCCGGAGCTGCTTACCGTCAAAGCCGTACGGAGGATTCAGACAGCTGACGTGATCCTCTATGACCGGCTGGTGAATGAAGAAATTCTGGGCTGCGGGAAACCGGAGGCACTGAGAATCTACTGCGGCAAAGCTCCCGGCCGTCATTCCATGCCGCAGGAAGCCATCGAAAAGCTTATGATTAAATATGCAGCCGCCGGAAATCAAGTGGTCCGGCTGAAGGGAGGCGATCCCTATGTGTTCGGGCGGGGCGGGGAAGAAGCGCTGGCGGTCGCGGCCGCCGGCATTGCTTATGAGGTTATTCCGGGCATCACCTCAGCCATCGGTGCGGCGGCTTCGGCCGGAATTCCGCTGACGCACCGCGGGCTGGCGGCCTCTTTTGCCATTGTGACCGGCAGCCGCTGCCATGATCATGCTTCACCCGTGCACTGGGAAGGGCTTGTCCACAGTGTGGATACGCTGATCATATATATGGGGGTCAGCACATTGCCTGAAATCCGTGAGCAGCTATTGAAGTATGGGAAGAACCCTGCGACACCCGCTGCCCTGATCGAGAACGGAACGACGGTCCGGGAACGCACGGTAACGGGAACACTGGGTAATATTGATAAGCTGGCGGCCGCGATGAAGATCAGCAATCCAGCCATCATCATTATCGGGGAGTCTGTTACCGTAAGAGATCAGCTGCTAAGTATGGAAAAAGCGGCGCGTTCCCAGATCGGCTAG
- the nirB gene encoding nitrite reductase large subunit NirB, whose translation MTDIRKKLVLVGNGMAGVRAIEHLLKLSPEAYEITIFGSEPHPNYNRIMLSSVLAGGSSMEEIIINDLEWYHSHGIRLYMGHTITSIDTAKRKVYSDKGIVMPYDELILATGSNPFMLPLPGAEKEGVIAFRDIKDCQIMQETSQSYRKAVVIGGGLLGLEAARGLLHLGMEVSVVHIHPYIMERQLDEPASVMLRKELEEQGMKFLLNKQSEAILGKKRVKGLLFADGEIADADLIVMAVGIKPNVELAQKSGVQTNRGIVVNDYMETNIPGIYAVGECAEHRGIAYGLVAPLYEQGAVLAKRLAGVPTDGYPGSVTSTKLKVSGVDVFSAGQFTERTGTRALRYQDEIEGIYKKLVIQDDQLVGAVLFGDTGDGAQLFSMIKNGENIKGKEKELLLGVSSDALASPKGNRLEGMADDEIICGCNGVSKGTIAEAIQSGGCTSVGQIKACTKASASCGGCKPLVEGLLQLYAGDNVVTVKEGICGCTTLGRDEIVAEIKRMELKTVKEVMNVLEWNTEEGCAKCRPSLNYYLGMLWPEEYIDEKESRITNERYHANIQKDGTYSVVPRIYGGVTSPAELMKIAEVAAKFEVPLVKFTGGQRLDLLGVKKEDLPKMWEELDMPSGHAYGKTLRTVKTCVGSTFCRFGTQDAMGMGIRLEKAFERLNTPGKVKLAVSGCPRNCAEATIKDFGVVAIDGGWELHIGGNGGVHVRATDLLGVVKTDDEVIEWASAFLQYYREQAGWNERTAQWVERVGLDSIKEVLEVRENRLALQERIHTALSVTTDPWKQIVNEPELRKNFEQLSEMKTV comes from the coding sequence ATGACAGACATTCGCAAGAAACTCGTATTGGTGGGCAACGGGATGGCCGGGGTGAGGGCTATCGAGCATTTATTGAAGCTGTCCCCGGAGGCATATGAGATTACCATCTTCGGCTCAGAGCCGCATCCCAATTACAACCGGATTATGCTGTCCTCTGTTCTGGCAGGCGGCTCCAGCATGGAGGAGATCATTATCAATGATCTGGAGTGGTACCACAGCCATGGCATCCGGTTATATATGGGGCACACGATTACTTCCATTGATACTGCTAAGCGTAAAGTATACTCCGATAAAGGAATAGTAATGCCCTATGATGAGCTGATTCTGGCGACAGGCTCCAATCCGTTCATGCTGCCGCTCCCGGGAGCCGAGAAGGAAGGGGTCATTGCTTTCCGCGATATCAAGGACTGCCAGATCATGCAGGAAACCTCACAAAGCTACCGCAAAGCCGTGGTGATCGGCGGCGGGCTTCTGGGTCTGGAGGCGGCCAGAGGGCTGCTGCATCTCGGAATGGAGGTTTCCGTTGTACACATCCATCCCTATATCATGGAGCGCCAGCTGGATGAACCGGCATCCGTGATGCTCCGCAAAGAGCTGGAAGAGCAGGGAATGAAGTTTCTGCTGAACAAGCAGTCTGAAGCTATCCTCGGCAAAAAAAGAGTGAAAGGCCTGTTGTTCGCAGACGGGGAAATCGCCGATGCGGATCTGATCGTTATGGCTGTCGGCATCAAACCCAATGTGGAGCTGGCGCAGAAAAGCGGAGTCCAGACGAACCGGGGCATCGTGGTTAATGATTATATGGAAACCAATATTCCGGGAATCTATGCAGTGGGTGAATGCGCGGAGCACAGGGGGATTGCTTATGGGCTTGTGGCTCCGCTGTATGAACAAGGCGCTGTTCTTGCCAAAAGACTGGCCGGGGTTCCTACGGATGGCTACCCGGGTTCCGTAACTTCAACCAAGCTGAAGGTGTCCGGTGTCGACGTATTTTCAGCAGGCCAATTCACAGAGCGGACCGGCACCAGAGCCCTCCGGTACCAGGATGAGATCGAAGGAATCTATAAGAAATTGGTGATTCAGGATGACCAATTGGTCGGCGCCGTTTTATTCGGGGATACCGGAGATGGTGCCCAGCTCTTCTCCATGATCAAAAATGGCGAAAACATAAAAGGAAAAGAAAAGGAGCTGCTGCTCGGCGTATCCTCTGATGCACTGGCTTCCCCCAAAGGCAACCGGCTCGAAGGAATGGCCGATGACGAGATCATCTGCGGCTGCAACGGGGTATCCAAAGGTACCATTGCCGAAGCAATCCAGTCCGGCGGCTGTACGAGTGTCGGCCAGATCAAAGCCTGCACTAAGGCCTCCGCATCCTGCGGCGGCTGCAAACCGCTGGTGGAAGGACTCCTGCAGCTTTACGCCGGAGATAATGTAGTGACAGTGAAGGAAGGCATCTGCGGCTGCACCACACTGGGACGGGACGAAATTGTCGCAGAAATCAAGCGTATGGAGCTGAAGACCGTTAAGGAAGTCATGAACGTCCTGGAATGGAATACGGAAGAAGGCTGTGCCAAATGCCGTCCTTCTCTGAATTACTATTTGGGGATGCTGTGGCCTGAAGAATATATCGATGAAAAAGAATCCCGGATCACCAATGAGCGCTATCATGCCAATATTCAGAAAGACGGAACCTACTCCGTTGTTCCACGGATATACGGCGGTGTAACCTCACCTGCTGAACTTATGAAGATTGCCGAGGTTGCCGCCAAATTCGAAGTTCCGCTGGTGAAGTTCACCGGAGGGCAGCGGCTGGATCTTCTCGGTGTCAAAAAAGAAGACTTGCCCAAAATGTGGGAAGAGCTGGATATGCCTTCAGGCCACGCCTACGGCAAGACGCTTCGTACAGTCAAAACCTGCGTCGGCTCGACCTTCTGCCGGTTCGGCACCCAGGATGCCATGGGTATGGGAATCCGGCTGGAGAAAGCATTCGAGCGGCTGAATACACCAGGTAAGGTAAAGCTTGCGGTATCCGGCTGCCCGCGTAATTGCGCGGAAGCAACGATTAAGGATTTTGGCGTGGTCGCCATAGACGGCGGCTGGGAGCTGCACATCGGAGGCAACGGCGGCGTGCATGTGCGGGCCACGGATCTGCTCGGTGTGGTCAAAACCGATGATGAGGTCATCGAGTGGGCCAGTGCATTCCTGCAATATTACCGCGAACAGGCCGGCTGGAATGAGCGGACCGCGCAGTGGGTGGAGCGGGTTGGACTGGACAGTATCAAGGAAGTGCTGGAGGTACGGGAGAACCGGCTTGCCCTTCAGGAGAGAATCCACACTGCGCTTAGTGTGACAACCGACCCATGGAAGCAGATTGTAAATGAGCCGGAGCTGCGTAAAAATTTCGAGCAGTTGTCCGAAATGAAGACGGTATAG
- a CDS encoding acetylglutamate kinase: protein MHQSMPIHAGPAPGCFSRAQVELILHMRTLWEQHVAWTIITIRSLVYGLPDIDAVLPRLLQNAQDMGEALKPFYGAAAGDAYGQLIREHLVIAADLVKAAKAGDQAAAAAAEKKWYANGDQIVEFLSRLNPYLPKEEFRKMFYQHLALTKAEAVTLLQKDYKQSVQLYDPIEKGALAMADMLSTAIIKQFPQMF from the coding sequence ATGCACCAATCCATGCCGATACATGCGGGGCCAGCGCCGGGATGCTTTAGCAGAGCGCAGGTTGAGCTGATACTCCACATGAGAACATTATGGGAGCAGCATGTGGCCTGGACCATCATCACCATCCGCAGCCTTGTATACGGGTTACCTGACATCGATGCTGTTTTGCCCCGCCTATTGCAGAATGCACAGGATATGGGCGAAGCCCTTAAGCCCTTCTATGGCGCAGCAGCAGGTGACGCTTACGGCCAGCTTATTAGGGAGCATCTAGTCATTGCTGCCGACCTGGTCAAAGCCGCTAAAGCTGGAGACCAAGCGGCGGCCGCCGCAGCCGAGAAGAAATGGTATGCCAATGGCGACCAGATTGTGGAATTTCTCAGCCGTCTGAATCCGTATCTGCCCAAAGAGGAATTCAGAAAAATGTTCTACCAGCATCTGGCATTAACCAAAGCAGAAGCCGTGACTCTGCTCCAAAAGGATTACAAACAAAGTGTCCAGCTCTATGACCCTATCGAAAAAGGTGCCTTGGCAATGGCCGACATGCTTAGCACGGCGATTATTAAGCAATTTCCGCAGATGTTCTGA
- a CDS encoding VanZ family protein, with amino-acid sequence MGTAVYLYVLIKIILFKYAPVDIAFLWRQLHSVLEHPGMIRYGLAFANFTPFVSISQNLHQLSNPHDFVNLFGNIALFVPLGIFIRLLAKGGLFTALVLSFGISFSLEGTQLLLSMGSFDVDDLILNVFGGLLGYVICLKNPRKHGKAQLQQQVLAEKTG; translated from the coding sequence TTGGGGACTGCCGTATATTTGTATGTGCTGATCAAAATCATCTTGTTCAAGTATGCGCCGGTGGATATTGCTTTCCTCTGGCGTCAGCTGCATAGTGTACTGGAACATCCCGGAATGATTCGGTACGGGTTGGCGTTTGCCAACTTTACTCCCTTTGTCTCGATCAGCCAGAATCTGCATCAGCTCTCCAATCCGCATGATTTCGTGAATCTGTTTGGAAATATTGCGCTGTTTGTTCCCCTGGGGATATTCATCCGGCTGTTAGCCAAAGGAGGCTTGTTCACAGCTCTTGTGCTTTCATTCGGAATAAGCTTTTCTCTGGAAGGCACACAGCTTCTCTTATCCATGGGCAGTTTTGATGTCGATGACCTTATTTTGAATGTGTTTGGAGGTCTGTTAGGATATGTCATTTGCCTGAAAAACCCCCGGAAGCATGGGAAAGCGCAATTGCAGCAGCAGGTTTTAGCTGAAAAGACCGGTTGA
- a CDS encoding D-Ala-D-Ala carboxypeptidase VanY yields MKKWLFLCIVLLVIAFKIFQKEVLPAKNPTIIEHTAEISASREDTATIRIDKEQIYKGDLILVNKEYPVHKKGVAKDILELSRHDELTQGFELLDRSIELSKRVTERFSELTAAAAKDGAENFRISSGYRDQEEQGRLYKEKGADYALPAGYSEHNTGLSLDIGSSLGEIKDSPEGKWLRANAWNYGFILRYPEDKTNITGIKYEAWHFRYVGLPHSLVMKEKNMVLEEYLADLKQRKRQQITVADRKYLMLYVPASQLGSVHVPAGHPYTVSGNNSDGVIVTVELSKWGTP; encoded by the coding sequence TTGAAGAAGTGGCTTTTTTTGTGCATTGTTTTGCTGGTCATCGCGTTCAAAATCTTTCAAAAAGAAGTGCTGCCGGCCAAGAATCCGACAATTATAGAGCATACGGCAGAAATATCTGCGTCTAGAGAAGACACAGCAACCATTCGTATTGACAAAGAACAAATCTACAAGGGAGACCTCATTCTCGTCAACAAAGAGTATCCTGTACATAAGAAAGGGGTTGCCAAGGATATCCTTGAGCTATCCCGTCATGATGAGCTGACACAGGGGTTTGAATTGCTTGACCGTTCCATTGAGCTGTCTAAGAGAGTAACCGAACGGTTTTCGGAGCTGACCGCAGCGGCCGCTAAGGATGGTGCAGAGAATTTCCGCATTAGCAGCGGGTACAGGGATCAAGAGGAGCAGGGCAGGCTCTACAAAGAAAAAGGAGCAGATTACGCGTTGCCCGCCGGTTACAGTGAACACAACACAGGCCTGTCGCTGGACATTGGCTCTTCGCTTGGAGAAATCAAGGATTCACCGGAAGGGAAATGGCTCCGGGCAAACGCTTGGAACTATGGGTTTATTCTCAGGTACCCCGAAGACAAGACGAATATTACGGGAATTAAATACGAGGCCTGGCATTTCCGCTACGTCGGTCTGCCGCATAGTCTGGTCATGAAGGAGAAGAACATGGTGCTGGAAGAATATCTTGCCGATCTGAAACAGCGGAAGCGCCAGCAGATTACGGTCGCGGACCGCAAATATCTCATGCTCTATGTACCGGCATCCCAATTGGGCAGTGTTCATGTGCCTGCCGGCCATCCTTATACAGTATCAGGAAACAACAGCGATGGGGTCATTGTCACAGTGGAGCTCAGCAAGTGGGGCACGCCATGA
- a CDS encoding sedoheptulokinase: MRTIGIDIGTTSITGLVYDLEQRKVLHRITAENSAQLPGRVKEWERLQDPAVILHLVQGIFEQLMLREPEVQGIGFTGQMHGIVYTDAAGKHVSPLYTWQDRRGSVPYDEFLTHAEKLSKDTGYPVAPGYGLATHFYNLGHGLVPIEAVSLCTIADYAAMRLAERADPVIDSTQAAGLGCYSIPNGVFDLEAIDRSGIGTELLPRVVQAGTLVGLTRQGVPVYTSLGDNQASFLGSVPCPEETLLLNMGTGSQLSAMLTGATGSMEGLEARPYPGGGILMVGAALSGGKSYALLEKFYRQVIEAYTGQSQEEVYPLLDKLLGDGPLATGGLTVNPQFLGTRLNPEARGSVEGITLDNFTPGLLAHAFLQGITDELYAFYRSIEQIGSGVQWTRLIGSGNALRANPVLRSKVEACFGLPLTLSAAPEEAAVGAALHAAVGAGGIPSYREAGQYLG; this comes from the coding sequence GTGAGAACGATCGGAATCGATATTGGAACGACCTCGATTACGGGATTGGTATATGATTTGGAACAACGAAAGGTTTTGCACCGGATTACAGCAGAGAATTCGGCGCAGCTTCCCGGCAGGGTCAAAGAATGGGAACGTCTGCAGGACCCTGCCGTTATCCTCCATCTCGTGCAAGGTATTTTTGAGCAACTCATGTTGCGGGAGCCGGAGGTTCAAGGGATCGGATTCACCGGACAAATGCATGGGATTGTATATACAGATGCCGCAGGAAAACATGTGAGTCCGCTCTATACCTGGCAGGATAGAAGAGGAAGTGTGCCTTATGACGAATTTCTCACCCATGCGGAGAAGCTGAGTAAGGATACCGGTTATCCGGTTGCTCCCGGCTACGGGTTGGCTACTCATTTTTATAATCTGGGACATGGGCTTGTTCCCATAGAAGCAGTCAGCTTATGCACCATCGCCGATTATGCCGCCATGAGATTGGCAGAACGCGCTGATCCGGTGATTGATTCCACGCAAGCTGCCGGACTGGGATGCTACAGCATCCCAAATGGTGTTTTTGACCTGGAGGCCATTGACCGGTCAGGCATCGGTACAGAGCTGCTGCCCCGGGTGGTTCAAGCTGGAACGCTTGTGGGATTAACCCGGCAAGGTGTCCCGGTATACACTTCACTCGGAGACAATCAGGCAAGCTTTCTCGGCAGTGTCCCCTGTCCTGAGGAAACGCTGCTGCTGAACATGGGGACCGGAAGCCAATTGTCGGCCATGCTGACCGGTGCGACCGGAAGTATGGAGGGATTGGAAGCACGGCCTTATCCCGGAGGCGGGATCCTAATGGTTGGTGCCGCACTCAGCGGAGGGAAATCCTATGCGCTTCTGGAGAAGTTCTATCGGCAAGTCATCGAAGCCTATACGGGTCAATCCCAAGAAGAGGTGTATCCTTTATTGGACAAATTATTGGGTGATGGACCGCTCGCAACAGGCGGCCTCACAGTGAACCCGCAGTTTCTGGGTACGCGGCTGAACCCGGAAGCACGGGGGAGTGTGGAGGGGATCACGTTGGACAATTTCACTCCAGGCCTGCTGGCCCATGCTTTTCTCCAAGGCATTACGGATGAGCTGTATGCCTTTTATAGATCTATAGAGCAGATTGGTTCCGGGGTACAATGGACCCGGCTCATTGGTTCCGGCAACGCGCTGCGCGCTAATCCGGTTCTGCGCTCGAAAGTGGAAGCATGCTTCGGACTGCCCCTTACCTTGAGCGCTGCTCCGGAAGAAGCTGCAGTCGGAGCAGCATTGCACGCCGCTGTTGGCGCTGGAGGCATTCCAAGCTATCGGGAAGCCGGGCAGTACCTGGGATAA
- a CDS encoding iron-sulfur cluster biosynthesis family protein, producing the protein MQIQLDPLTRRRLGESLDGRPGFLKLFYDTEDCGCNGVLVIQIVDSPNATDIVIQNEPYTFLCDRQQESLFDSSMTLAADENYPSYKLTSPSSLFSSNIRVKDLR; encoded by the coding sequence ATGCAAATTCAACTTGACCCGTTAACCCGCAGACGGCTGGGAGAGAGCCTGGATGGCAGACCGGGATTTCTCAAGCTGTTCTATGATACCGAGGATTGCGGCTGCAATGGCGTCCTTGTCATTCAGATCGTAGACTCGCCAAATGCCACAGACATCGTCATTCAGAACGAACCCTACACGTTCTTGTGTGACCGCCAGCAGGAATCCTTGTTTGATTCCTCAATGACGCTGGCAGCAGATGAAAATTATCCTTCTTATAAGCTTACCAGTCCTTCCAGCCTGTTCAGCTCCAATATTAGGGTTAAGGATCTCCGGTGA
- a CDS encoding helix-turn-helix transcriptional regulator, which produces MLELKVQLSAPAGGPEELERIKPVLQHIESNLHRALPLKELAEVASISPQYLCRLFQRTLHERPVTYINKQRINRSKQLMFSGREKKIYEIAEQAGFENTSYFCAVFKRVTGMRPEEFKQLHGLEG; this is translated from the coding sequence ATGCTGGAGCTCAAAGTTCAGCTGTCGGCACCGGCAGGCGGGCCGGAGGAGCTGGAACGTATTAAGCCGGTGCTGCAGCATATCGAAAGCAATCTGCACCGGGCACTTCCGCTCAAAGAATTAGCCGAGGTCGCTTCCATCTCGCCGCAATATTTATGCCGCCTGTTTCAGCGGACACTGCATGAGCGGCCGGTAACCTATATCAACAAGCAGCGGATCAACCGCAGCAAGCAGCTGATGTTCAGCGGCAGGGAGAAGAAGATTTATGAGATCGCAGAGCAGGCGGGGTTTGAGAATACGAGTTATTTCTGCGCCGTCTTCAAACGGGTCACCGGCATGCGGCCGGAGGAGTTCAAGCAGCTGCATGGTCTGGAGGGCTGA